Proteins encoded by one window of Homalodisca vitripennis isolate AUS2020 unplaced genomic scaffold, UT_GWSS_2.1 ScUCBcl_3;HRSCAF=271, whole genome shotgun sequence:
- the LOC124370116 gene encoding uncharacterized protein LOC124370116: protein MKKMRYWRAITRRKREQKSRDSSQHCLSYVEPPENAWSGSKRGYSQEEARELALKPIPEERNKKLNKQKEGKKPKRPHSDGSTPEAHQRKKTRNEGNQGEHKEQSGQPQKPSYKQAVAGIRVGVLHSNFPETLLTTEQMEKIQSFILEAIVEEQEGPYSPRFYGINRRQGVLIFTCENTETAEWLKGKQDSLKPWEEASLRIVPEEEIPRARIATVYLPDSILDTTEKITKLLKGQNKELSVGEWNVLRRSDEGKGDLLSKDHPSRLEEEKGTKSPSNPKEETGMDHLGKVGKRLLFGNVEGGVGVSGECFK, encoded by the exons ATGAAGAAGATGCGATACTGGAGGGCGATTACCAGAAGGAAGAGGGAGCAAAAGTCGAGAGACAGCTCCCAGCACTGCCTAAGTTATGTGGAGCCGCCAGAAAACGCATGGTCTGGTTCCAAAAGAGGGTATTCCCAAGAAGAAGCCAGGGAATTGGCCTTAAAACCAATtccagaagaaagaaataaaaaattgaacaaacaaaAGGAGGGAAAGAAACCGaaaagacctcactctgatggaTCCACTCCGGAGGCCCATCAGAGGAAGAAAACAAGGAATGAAGGAAATCAAGGGGAACACAAGGAGCAATCTGGACAACCCCAGAAACCTTCCTACAAACAAGCGGTAGCTGGTATAAGGGTAGGGGTTTTGCACTCCAACTTTCCCGAGACCCTACTCACAACCGAACAGATGGAGAAGATCCAGAGCTTCATCCTGGAAGCTATCGTGGAAGAACAggagggtccctactctccaagattctacggTATCAACAGGAGACAAGGGGTTCTAATCTTCACCTGCGAAAACACTGAAACAGCAGAATGGCTTAAAGGAAAGCAAGACTCCCTAAAGCCTTGGGAAGAGGCCAGTCTAAGGATAGTACCAGAGGAAGAAATCCCCCGTGCGAGAATTgcgactgtctatcttcctgATAGCATACTCGATACAACCGAAAAGATAACGAAGCTCTTAAAAGGACAGAACAAAGAGCTATCTGTCGGAGAATGGAACGTTCTGCGGAGAAGCGACGAGGGGAA AGGGGACCTTCTCTCAAAGGACCATCCGTCTCGgctcgaggaagaaaaggggacAAAGTCTCCAAGCAATCCAAAAGAAGAGACGGGGATGGACCACCTGGGGAAGGTGGGAAAAAGGC